The genomic region CAAGACAATCTGGAACAATTTAATGCGGAAAAAAAGGATGAGTTCAAAGACGAATTGATGCGCCGATTGGAGAAGAATGAAAAGGAAATTGAAAAAAATGAAAAGCTTTTAAAAGAACTGGACGAGCTTACAAACAAGCTAAAAGAAGAAGAGCTTTTTGAAAAAATTGATAAGCTAAAACAAAATACAAAAGATCAATCCAAAAATTTAGAACAATTGGTGGAATTAACCAAGCGTTTTTATGTTGAAAAGAAAGCGGAACAGTTGGCCGATAAGTTGGATAAGTTAAGTGATAAACAGGACCAACTTTCCGATAGTAAGGATAACAATAAAAAGGATCAGGATAAGATTAACGAAGATTTTAATAAGTTGCAGGAAGATCTTCGTGACCTTGAAAAACAAAATCAGGATTTAAAAGCACCGATGGATATCCCTTCGAACAAAGAAGAGGAGAAAGGAATTAAAGAGGATATGAAAAATGCTTCCGAGGAATTGCAAAAGCAAAACCAATCCAAAGCAAAACCAAAGCAAAAATCCGCCTCTCAGAAAATGAAAAAGATGGCCCAGCAAATGCAGTCATCTATGGAATCCGGTGAAATGGATCAGCTGGAAGAAGACACCAAAATGCTGCGTCAGATTTTGGATAACCTGTTGGCGTTTTCATTTTCGCAGGAAAGTCTGATGAAAAATTTTAAATCGTCCGGCGATCGTAGTCTTGGCTTTAATAAAATGTTGAAAAAGCAACAGGATTTAAAATTACAGTTCAAACATGTGGATGATAGTCTTTTTGCGATGTCGTTGCGCAATCCGAAAATAACCGAAATGATCACAAATGAAGTTGGCAATGTGCATTACAATATTGATAAATCGCTAACCAATTTTACGGATAATAATATTGGTCGTGGTGTTTCGCACCAACAGTATACGATTACATCTTCGAACAAACTGGCCGATTTTCTAAGTGATGTGATGAACCAGATGCAGATGGAAATGCAAATGCAATCCTCCGGCCAGGGTAAAGGAAAACCAAAACCGGGAAATAAGGGAAGTGGTATGCAATTACCAGACATCATCAAAAAACAGGAAGGACTGAGTGAAAAGATGAAAGAGGGAATGAAAAAAGGAAAAGGGGAAAAGCCTGGTGATGGGAAACCAAACAAAGGTGGTAAAGAGGGTAAGGAAGGTTCCGATGGAAAAGACGGTAATGATGGTGAAGGCGATGCAGGTGAAATCTTAGAAATTTACAAAGAACAACAACGCCTTCGTGAAGCGTTACAAAAGGCTTTGGAAAAAGAAGGAGTGGGCGGAAACGGCCAGAATGCCCTAAACCAGATGAAGGATATCGAAAAGCAATTGTTAAACAAAGGCTTTAAAAATGAAACCATGCAGCGTATGTTAAACCTAAAGCACGAGCTATTAAAATTAGACAACGCGATTCAGCAACAGGGAGAAGAAAACAAAAGGCAGTCGCAAACCAATAAAAAAGAATTTAATGGTTCTGGTAATCAATTGCCTGCTGCTTTAAAAGAATATTTGAATAGTGTTGAAATTTTAAATAGACAAAGCTTACCTTTGCGCCCAAATTTTAACCAAAAGGTTCAAAACTATTTTAAGAAAGATGATTAGTTTTAATTACGAAACCGATTTCGCCTTAGAAAATGAAGCGACTTATGAAGAATGGATTACTGCTGTAATCGAATCGGAAAACAAGCAGGAAGGGGAAATCAATTATATATTTTGTGATGATGAGTATTTGCATAAAATCAATGTGGAATACCTCGATCACGATACGCTTACAGACATCATTAGCTTTGATTACACTGTAGGAAACGAATTACATGGAGATATATTTGTTTCGGTGGAACGTGTACGGGATAATGCGGCAGATTTCAATGTTTCTTTCGAGGAAGAAATGAAACGAGTGATGATTCATGGTATATTACACTATTGTGGTTATAAAGATAAATCCGAAAAGGACGAACTTTTAATGCGTGCTAAAGAAGATGAAAAGGTAGCTATGTTCCACGTGGAACAATAAACATCTTAATTCTTTTATAAAGTTTTTATTTGGTTTTCTACTTCTGCGTAGCTTTGTAGAAAATATTTTTTAAAATTAATTGAAACAGTAAAATGTTTCACGTGGAACAATGAGTTTATTTCAAGATAAATATGATGTAATCGTAGTGGGTGCCGGTCATGCTGGTTCCGAGGCCGCAGCCTCGGCCGCAAATATGGGATCCAAAACGCTGTTGATTACAATGAGTTTGCAAAACATCGCACAGATGTCGTGTAACCCGGCAATGGGGGGTATTGCAAAAGGACAAATCGTTCGGGAGATTGATGCGCTGGGTGGGTACTCCGGAATTGTGTCGGATAAAACAGCCATCCAATTCAAGATGCTGAATAAATCAAAAGGTCCAGCAATGTGGTCGCCACGGGTGCAATCCGATCGTATGCGTTTTGCAGAAGAGTGGCGATTGATGTTGGAACAAACACCAAATCTGGATTTCTACCAGGAAATGGTTTCCGGAATTCTAACCGAAAATGGAAAGATTGTCGGAATCAAGACTTCGCTTGGAATTGAAATCAAAGCGAAAACGGTAGTGCTAACGAATGGTACTTTTTTAAATGGTTTGATTCATATTGGAGAAAAACAATTTGGTGGCGGACGTGCCGGTGAAGGTGCGGCGTACGGAATTACCGAGGATTTGATAAAGTTAGGATTTACTTCTGGCCGAATGAAAACCGGAACACCACCACGAGTGGATGGTCGTTCGTTGGATTATTCGAAAATGGAGATTCAACCGGGGGATGAGAATCCTTCGAAATTTTCATATCTGGATGTCACAAAACCATTGACGGTTCAAAAACCGTGTCATATGACCTACACCTCGGAACTGGTGCACGATTTACTACGTGAAGGTTTCGATCGTTCGCCTATGTTTAATGGGCGAATTAAAAGTTTAGGACCACGCTATTGTCCGTCGATTGAAGATAAAATCAATCGATTTGCCGATAAAGAGCGTCACCAGCTTTTTGTAGAACCCGAAGGTTGGAATACGGTGGAAGTTTATGTAAATGGATTTTCAACTTCCTTACCGGAAGATGTTCAGTTTAAAGCATTGCGTTCGGTGGTTGGTTTTGAGAATGTAAAATTCTTCCGCCCGGGATATGCCATCGAATACGATTACTTCCCGCCAACGCAATTAAAGCATACGCTGGAAACAAAACTTATTGAAGGTTTGTTTTTCGCCGGACAAATTAACGGTACCACCGGATATGAAGAAGCGGCTTCTCAAGGTTTGATCGCCGGAATGAACGCCCACTTAAAAGCATACGATCAGGATCCGTTTGTTTTAAAACGTAATGAAGCGTATATCGGAGTATTGATTGATGATTTAATTACCAAAGGAACAGAAGAACCGTATCGTATGTTTACGTCGCGTGCCGAATATCGTACGTTATTGCGTCAGGATAATGCGGATTTCCGTTTAACGCCTATGTCGCATGCAGTAGGATTAGCTACCGACGACCGATTAAAACGTATGGAGCAGAAGCAAAGTCAGTCGGATGCCTTTGTTTCGTTTTTTAAAGAAACCAGTGTAAAAGTTGCAGAAGCGAATCCAATTTTGGAAGCTAAAGGTTCTGCACCAATTTCGCAGCCGGATAAAATGTTTAAAGTATTTTCCCGTCCGCAATTGGATTTGGAAGATATTTTAAAATTCGAAAAAGTAAAAGCATATGTAACCGAACACGAATTGGATTTGGAAGTAATCGAACAAGCCGAAATCCAGGTGAAATATTCCGGTTATATTGAAAAAGAAAAAAATAACGCCGACAAATTAAACCGACTCGAAGATGTTCGTATTCCGGAAAACTTCGATTACGATAAAATAAAATCGCTTTCGTTTGAAGCACGGGAAAAATTAAAGAAAATTAAACCGATTTCGGTTTCGCAGGCTTCCCGAATCAGTGGCGTTTCGCCAAGTGATGTTTCAGTTTTGTTGGTCCATATGGGACGATAAAAAAATAAACAAAATAAAAACAGCCATGATATATAAAGTATCTTTGGCTGTTTTTATTTTATGTTCCACGTGAAACTATCCCGCGAAGCCTTATAAACAAAGGAATCTTTAAAAAATAAATTTTTTAGCAGTAATGAATTTTTCAAA from Flavobacterium sp. WV_118_3 harbors:
- the mnmG gene encoding tRNA uridine-5-carboxymethylaminomethyl(34) synthesis enzyme MnmG, with translation MSLFQDKYDVIVVGAGHAGSEAAASAANMGSKTLLITMSLQNIAQMSCNPAMGGIAKGQIVREIDALGGYSGIVSDKTAIQFKMLNKSKGPAMWSPRVQSDRMRFAEEWRLMLEQTPNLDFYQEMVSGILTENGKIVGIKTSLGIEIKAKTVVLTNGTFLNGLIHIGEKQFGGGRAGEGAAYGITEDLIKLGFTSGRMKTGTPPRVDGRSLDYSKMEIQPGDENPSKFSYLDVTKPLTVQKPCHMTYTSELVHDLLREGFDRSPMFNGRIKSLGPRYCPSIEDKINRFADKERHQLFVEPEGWNTVEVYVNGFSTSLPEDVQFKALRSVVGFENVKFFRPGYAIEYDYFPPTQLKHTLETKLIEGLFFAGQINGTTGYEEAASQGLIAGMNAHLKAYDQDPFVLKRNEAYIGVLIDDLITKGTEEPYRMFTSRAEYRTLLRQDNADFRLTPMSHAVGLATDDRLKRMEQKQSQSDAFVSFFKETSVKVAEANPILEAKGSAPISQPDKMFKVFSRPQLDLEDILKFEKVKAYVTEHELDLEVIEQAEIQVKYSGYIEKEKNNADKLNRLEDVRIPENFDYDKIKSLSFEAREKLKKIKPISVSQASRISGVSPSDVSVLLVHMGR
- the ybeY gene encoding rRNA maturation RNase YbeY, which gives rise to MISFNYETDFALENEATYEEWITAVIESENKQEGEINYIFCDDEYLHKINVEYLDHDTLTDIISFDYTVGNELHGDIFVSVERVRDNAADFNVSFEEEMKRVMIHGILHYCGYKDKSEKDELLMRAKEDEKVAMFHVEQ